A section of the Bombus fervidus isolate BK054 chromosome 9, iyBomFerv1, whole genome shotgun sequence genome encodes:
- the Wnk gene encoding wnk kinase isoform X1, with amino-acid sequence MPRCCNENKAVSSVGTSREHNTEDILLTQSRSFTIGNQLELEEDPPIVEKSHRRVRCDLSPVPTSTSTNLNIKLLSIKADRNSRQDQVETGSGGYRERKKEIKKRAAIGNTVRGFLSSGHSRQDRYETNRQQSSGGSGLSSLCPKLVASGGSGNQSGISLAVGHLASQEGVGPCSVVTTQRIHNHTHNHKRQRKLSIVSQAGTSAHSSGDRKTSNLSRSSTPICKKQVRTQRADHTDSLSITSNGVASSSPSSKKKVLSALRICEKSSSRNLNSPSLDHENDRSFSDAEEAITATENVFNVPGSSSTPSTPLSRLKSKKSDEDETSVEYNISKEGADSSRNPSDKKGSLDSNEEKTSTLECFESSKTSNIIKKISANSIDEEISTQNKQKIISTSSTSTKSSNIKSRNKYVAEKMIEQHNSKNLKGINMEKNINTSSSTETSMSSTANKNNEKTKRKTSNEEPKSTNIAENEDLTKNSEKNVIDDKNDMQQSEEMVKSSRFVTSKVSEEIVETEIKDIDAQREVEEEVTIYDEDDNGTSISDIVATQALHESLSKLGKVPPLDTELKNVKDTNTQDETKMVKEEKEKEVVQEEAVEGFIGPLLDENFKADEKLTQKTMAMEEVRNLLMKVKVQTVEDDDDEEKAIGISPDGRFLKFEEEIGRGSFKTVYRGLDTQTGVAVAWCELQEKKLNKTERLRFREEAEMLKGLQHPNIVRFYDYWEVTLTRRKYIVLVTELMTSGTLKTYLRRFKKINPKVVKSWCRQILKGLSFLHSRSPPIIHRDLKCDNIFITGTTGSVKIGDLGLATLKNRSFAKSVIGTPEFMAPEMYEEHYDESVDVYAFGMCMLEMATSEYPYSECTGPAQIYKRVVSGVKPQSYDKVENPEVREIIEMCIRLKKEERPLVKDLLNHEFFADDVGLKLEMVSRDSAVADAELSRVEFRLRVLDPKKRTNKHKENEAIQFDFDIQTDNAEEVASEMAKSSLILEEDVKAVAKMLKSQISTLLREREERKAKEEKERLDREADSANTTNENLLQQQLLLQQMQLQQQQQQMQSNMSIQMQGQVQMQLQQNQIPLQQQQQMQTAAQQPQQHNLQPQQVQLVQQQPLMQQQTSVVQPQQAQQMQQVTQVSQQQVQYQQQQYQQQLQQQYQQQQQQPQQQYQQQQQQPQQQYQQQQQQPQQQYQQQQQQPQQFPQHVTQNLTATSSQCSTPQTVQTQPQFPPVSQQIQQQQHLHQQQQYIQLNQMNVPQQMGHQIQQAQIQILSQPQHMHQQISQPPQVQYSQPQIQHVQNQQYYQQNTTGTSGYSTQPLYQQNISQQVYHSYASSSSSGHVEILSSNQPTAQIYSHPSIPQNTAPPTSQPYMQPQPGQVQASVPTGLNLQSTSSATHIQNTITSTIPNMQSAPTLISNSGHQSQSQQNVLVQMKYSQSSSIPTSVPISSGISVPSTTVSQQQQHFISNTEQLCSNTERSSLSKQDTMDSVQSLPTDVPPTIQDQGNVSNVSNISTSQAAMPNEGINQESAENVTSSERSRVKRSGTKRKKPGIKLTVLSVSSNEGQSMIVECQLDTSKQKTVTFKFDRDDMVPTDIANNLVAENLLPQSQCETFVELIEDIVKQLRLDPTRALPLVAHGPPDQSAGGSPVTSRRPRDRDHSLDTAKQVRHGSLTRQSSHRSSYKIHRRHRSRDETSNTSTPTKLLPIDQILSHITGSTSMDKQQNVQTPDSQMGPENTSAEASRRSSTSTQNTDTLTPTNLPSDPTDPTQETIVSATADTVLDAQSILKDETTKSTYIQSQITDSTVNQINEKSKESVVQDAMEQEKETNKETHFDATAAEVATLTAPPPARKISRFLVSPVVEQKIVTSEEGGSTSVENTDKSNVLTTQPSSLSQSNTIDEGQVKHDDLEVNVLEAQAMVPEKSNIEIVTQNPQCIAEQVDTVQTIQQPVQQSITLQSTVQGQAILPISQMQQNVSAVQSSQQNVMVPGSAITHQSPQQVQVVSQNVAMPQKDPQTQVASSGINISGQYQNQSMPCNILLQQQQIPIQQSIAQMHIQPEHQHQGQMQAQRPLQQFQHQQIPQQHQQYVILPRHIPQLQPATIMDERNRRISNISTTSNMSTDSQISEITNMTDDKKQTMIMPNLSMPQTQHVQFISQPDGSNITPLPQTVLEPIQQLQTAPQATVTVPANVSVPVSVPAHQTVTVEIAPKVTLKTKEVSSTLPDLAQNLANILSNPKSKSVTPHCLTTHEPSQAVNIPGTTILEYKPTLQSEQYFQPIQPEASQIQLQPQLQHNYQVNTTQQGISQTFQFSQQPHQAQIPLQQTMQLNATHQIDPQLQMAQQNFQQSKWAASMNQNIIQQSVSIRHIQQIQPQSQQTIPQHVIQEIQNVESCISSDQSQFHLKLPDQQLLGKVSETEAQEANSAGRTSSECPLLLENESSSHDVTPEHTIVESVDSVLFTQNQTLQQQQQQQQHQQQQQHRKLSQQNSLDKVSDTTTGTSVLGGTGPQTIADLHQKLVQLTSQPSEALNVGTPPISYPATPHNHQIIGGYDAYMHSLQQKLVNIGMPISTTHGIQGPLSPQTTIQSTTNLTDSNVPTSVESSVLTQESSIQQLTLSQTHVDCSLDSPTPTLGGAPVGSETMSPSKESIKVRTQRPGSRLQELEQELAKIHRGSIPATASPQPLTPPVSISSVPPSSVGSIQLQPSLQSTQSLLTTVPPVTAVPVATVTPSVFTSRSDTNTPVQIESQENVSEKVSTTQPVRKISRFVVSKVAGPPSNAATPIQQHTDMSKNQTEDSKVYHIDDTQGTPVQITHSREGSLPPTQITQPINAPVVEQTEKDERFWTLTPSEEYQLLIKKQTMELESLQRRHREELERFQQHQLQLLIQQQQQASVLHQHHHQHHPVLYHTVTTSVPGQTRLPGTEDYLMFNTTPQTPLQKAPSNYPDTDETLRLAMQKLKQTPLQLQPQQTATGIPHAYVIPIPVVPSETMQNVSTQQPTSYTSELTESLEPAHNPTIINSTQYQFTPILPDGTNIAVSSTGSLVTPIPISSSTGSGGYIQYHDNQTLSNFQTFSCTPHGGFFLPAGYRLIYAPSGGTSQSQPATPATPHIGNSHDGTPPAEPLHAANVDNSTAPPSHTDQ; translated from the exons ATGCCGAGATGCTGCAATGAAAACAAGGCAGTGAGTTCGGTTGGCACTAGTCGGGAACATAATACGGAAGATATTTTGTTAACACAGAGTCGTTCTTTTACAATTGGAAATCAGTTGGAATTAGAGGAAGATCCACCAATTGTTGAGAAATCACACAGAAGAGTAAGGTGTGATCTAAGTCCAGTTCCAACAAGCACAAGTACTAATTTGAATATAAAGCTTTTAAGTATTAAG GCAGATAGAAATAGTCGTCAAGATCAAGTGGAGACTGGATCTGGTGGGTACAGAGaacggaagaaagaaattaaaaagagagCAGCTATAGGCAATACAGTGCGTGGATTCCTCTCATCTGGCCACAGCAGGCAGGACAG GTATGAGACAAATAGACAACAATCTTCAGGGGGAAGTGGCCTGTCAAGTTTATGTCCAAAGCTGGTGGCCAGTGGAGGTAGCGGTAATCAGAGTGGGATTAGTCTGGCAGTGGGCCACTTAGCCTCTCAAGAAGGAGTAGGTCCTTGCTCAGTTGTAACCACTCAAAGAATTCATAATCACACACATAATCACAAACGCCAAAGAAAATTATCTATTGTCTCACAAGCTGGCACTAGTGCTCATAGTTCTGGAGATAGAAAG ACATCAAATCTAAGCCGTTCCTCTACACCAATTTGCAAAAAGCAAGTGCGGACACAAAGGGCTGATCATACGGATTCATTATCGATAACAAGTAACGGAGTCGCCAGTAGCTCACCTTCTTCTAAAAAGAAAGTTTTATCTGCGTTACGAATTTGTGAAAAATCATCATCTCGGAATCTCAATTCACCATCTTTAGATCATGAAAATGATCGCAGTTTTAGCGATGCAGAGGAAGCTATTACAGCAACAGAAAATGTGTTCAATGTGCCAG GATCCAGTTCCACACCTTCAACACCACTTAGTCgattgaaatcaaaaaaatcgGACGAAGATGAAACGAGTGTGGAATACAATATTAGTAAAGAAGGTGCTGATTCCTCACGAAACCCATCAGACAAAAAAGGATCACTAGATTCCAACGAAGAAAAGACGTCTACATTAGAATGTTTCGAATCTTCTAAAACttcgaatattataaaaaaaatatcggcAAATAGTATCGACGAAGAAATAAGTACACAGAATaagcaaaaaataatttccactTCTTCCACAAGTACGAAATCCAGCAATATAAAATCTAGAAACAAATATGTTGCAGAAAAGATGATTGAGCAACACAATAGCAAAAATTTAAAAGGaataaatatggaaaaaaatataaatacaagttCGTCCACAGAAACATCCATGAGTTCAACagctaataaaaataacgaaaaaacCAAACGGAAAACGTCTAACGAAGAGCCGAAATCTACTAATATTGCAGAGAATGAAGACTTAACTAAAAATTCTGAGAAAAATGTGATAGATGATAAAAATGACATGCAACAAAGTGAAGAAATGGTAAAAAGCTCAAGATTTGTAACATCAAAAGTGTCAGAAGAAATTGTGGAAACTGAGATTAAGGATATAGATGCGCAAAgagaagtagaagaagaagtgACGATATATGATGAAGATGATAATGGCACCAGTATCAGTGATATTGTTGCTACTCAAGCGCTTCATGAATCTCTAAGTAAATTAGGTAAAGTACCACCATTAGATACTGAGTTGAAGAATGTCAAGGATACAAACACCCAAGACGAAACCAAGATggtaaaggaagaaaaagaaaaggaagtcGTGCAAGAAGAAGCAGTGGAAGGATTTATTGGTCCTTTActtgatgaaaattttaaagcaGATGAAAAATTAACACAGAAAACAATGGCTATGGAAGAAGTACGAAATTTATTGATGAAAGTTAAAGTGCAAACTGTTgaagatgatgatgatgaagaAAAGGCTATAGGTATATCACCAGATGgtagatttttaaaatttgaagaagaaaTTGGTAGAGGCAGCTTTAAGACTGTATATAGAGGTCTGGATACTCAAACTGGTGTAGCTGTTGCTTGGTGTGAATTGCAG gaaaaaaaattaaataagacGGAAAGATTAAGATTTCGAGAGGAAGCAGAAATGTTGAAAGGTTTACAACACCCAAATATTGTCAGGTTTTATGACTATTGGGAAGTTACACTTAcacgtagaaaatatattgtgCTAGTCACTGAACTTATGACTTCAGGAACCTTGAAAAC GTATCTAagacgatttaaaaaaattaatccaAAAGTTGTAAAATCTTGGTGTCGACAAATTTTGAAAGGCCTTAGTTTCTTGCATTCGAGGTCACCACCAATTATTCATCGTGATTTAAAATGTGACAATATCTTTATTACTGGTACCACAGGAAGTGTAAAAATTGGCGATTTGGGACTTGCTACTCTTAAAAACAGGAGTTTTGCAAAAAGTGTTATTGGAACACCCGAATTTATGGCACCAGAAATGTATGAAGAACATTACGATGAATCCGTTGACGTTTATGCGTTTGGAATGTGTATGCTTGAAATGGCTACTAGTGAATATCCATATTCAGAATGTACTGGACCGGCACAAATATATAAACGCGTAGTATCg GGTGTAAAGCCGCAAAGTTACGATAAAGTGGAAAATCCAGAAGTACGTGAGATTATAGAAATGTGCATTcgattgaaaaaagaagaacggcCTTTAGTTAAAGATCTTTTAAATCACGAATTTTTTGCGGACGATGTTGgcttaaaattagaaatggTTTCAAGAGATTCAGCCGTAGCAGATGCGGAATTATCGCGTGTTGAATTCCGACTTCGAGTGTTGGATCCCAAGAAACGTACTAACAAACATAAAGAGAACGAGGCGATACAGTTTGATTTTGACATTCAAACTGATAATGCAGAAGAAGTAGCCTCAGAAATGGCTAAATCTAGCCTTATACTTGAGGAAGATGTCAAGGCTGTagcaaaaatgttaaaatcgCAAATCAGCACTTTGTtacgagagagagaagaaCGTAAAgccaaagaagaaaaggaacgtTTAGATCGAGAAGCGGATAGTGCTAATACAAccaatgaaaatttgttacagCAACAATTATTACTTCAACAAATGCAAttgcaacagcaacaacaacagatGCAATCAAATATGAGCATCCAAATGCAAGGTCAAGTACAAATGCAGTTGCAACAGAATCAAATACCTttgcaacaacaacaacaaatgCAAACTGCTGCACAACAACCTCAGCAACACAATTTACAACCACAACAAGTCCAATTGGTTCAACAGCAACCATTAATGCAGCAACAAACGTCTGTTGTTCAGCCACAGCAAGCACAACAAATGCAACAAGTGACTCAGGTTTCACAGCAGCAAGTGCAGTACCAACAACAGCAATATCAACAACAGTTACAACAACAAtatcaacagcaacaacaacagccaCAACAACAAtatcaacagcaacaacaacagccaCAACAACAAtatcaacagcaacaacaacagccaCAACAACAAtatcaacagcaacaacaacagccaCAACAATTTCCTCAGCATGTTACGCAAAATTTAACTGCTACTTCTTCACAATGCTCTACCCCTCAAACTGTACAGACTCAACCACAATTTCCTCCAGTATCTCAACAAatacaacaacagcaacattTGCATCAGCAACAACAGTACATACAACTGAATCAAATGAATGTGCCGCAACAGATGGGTCATCAAATACAACAAGCAcagatacaaattttatcacaACCCCAACATATGCATCAGCAAATATCGCAACCTCCACAAGTGCAATATTCTCAACCGCAAATACAGCATGTTCAAAATCAGCAGTACTATCAGCAGAATACGACAGGAACCTCAGGATACAGTACGCAACCCCTATATCAGCAAAATATATCTCAACAAGTGTATCATTCATATGCCAGCTCAAGTTCCTCTGGCCATGTAGAGATTTTATCATCCAACCAGCCTACAGCCCAAATTTATTCTCATCCAAGTATCCCTCAGAATACAGCACCTCCAACTTCACAGCCTTACATGCAACCACAGCCAGGACAAGTGCAAGCATCTGTACCAACTGGTCTAAATCTTCAGAGCACGTCATCAGCGACtcatatacaaaatacaataacATCAACAATTCCAAATATGCAAAGTGCACCTACTCTTATTTCGAACAGTGGACATCAATCTCAGTCTCAACAAAATGTCTTAgttcaaatgaaatattcgcaAAGTTCTAGTATCCCTACTTCTGTACCCATATCATCTGGGATTTCTGTGCCATCAACAACAGTGTCTCAGCAACAACagcattttatttcaaacacaGAACAGCTATGTTCTAACACAGAAAGATCTTCTTTATCTAAACAAGATACAATGGATTCTGTGCAATCTTTGCCAACAGACGTACCGCCTACTATTCAGGATCAAGGAAATGTCTCTAACGTGTCTAACATAAGCACATCTCAAGCAGCGATGCCAAATGAAGg aataaatcAAGAAAGTGCAGAGAATGTCACTTCATCCGAAAGATCTAGAGTAAAAAGATCCGGTACGAAACGTAAAAAGCCTGGTATCAAATTAACAGTTTTATCTGTAAGTAGTAATGAGGGGCAATCAATGATTGTTGAATGTCAGTTAGATACCAGCAAACAAAAAACTGTGACATTTAAATTCGATAGAGATGATATGGTACCTACTGACATTGCTAATAACCTG GTTGCTGAAAATTTATTGCCACAATCTCAATGTGAAACGTTCGTTGAATTGATAGAAGATATCGTTAAACAATTACGTTTGGATCCTACACGGGCTTTACCTTTAGTAGCACATGGTCCACCAGATCAATCTGCCGGTGGTAGTCCAGTCACGAGTCGTCGGCCTAGAGATCGTGACCACAGTCTTGATACAGCTAAG CAGGTGAGACATGGCTCGCTAACTCGTCAAAGCAGCCACCGATCGTCGTACAAAATCCATCGTAGACACCGTTCG AGAGACGAAACTTCCAATACTTCTACACCTACCAAATTATTACCGATTGATCAAATTCTTTCTCACATTACGGGCTCCACCTCCATGGATAAGCAACAAAATGTGCAAACGCCTGATAGCCAAATGGGTCCTGAAAACACATCAGCTGAAGCATCCAGAAGATCATCAACCTCTACACAAAATACGGATACATTAACACCGACTAATTTACCAAGCGATCCCACTGATCCAACTCAGGAAACCATAGTTTCTGCAACAGCAGACACAGTGTTAGACGCGCAAAGTATACTTAAAGATGAAACAACTAAATCAACTTATATCCAAAGTCAAATAACTGATTCGACTGtaaatcaaataaatgaaaaatctaaAGAATCCGTCGTTCAAGATGCAATGGaacaagagaaagaaacgaataaagaGACACATTTTGATGCCACAGCTGCAGAAGTAGCTACATTAACTGCGCCACCTCCAGCACGAAAAATTTCTCGTTTTTTAGTTAGCCCTGTAGTTGAACAGAAGATTGTTACAAGTGAAGAGGGAGGATCTACTTCTGTAGAAAATACAGATAAATCTAACGTATTAACAACTCAGCCTAGTTCATTATCGCAATCAAATACAATTGATGAGGGGCAAGTAAAACACGATGATCTAGAAGTGAATGTTTTAGAAGCACAAGCTATGGTTCCTGAAAAATCTAATATCGAAATCGTTACGCAAAATCCTCAATGTATCGCAGAACAAGTAGACACTGTTCAAACAATTCAACAACCGGTACAACAATCAATTACTCTTCAAAGTACTGTACAAGGGCAAGCAATCCTACCCATATCACAAATGCAACAGAATGTTAGTGCTGTGCAATCTAGTCAACAAAATGTAATGGTTCCAGGATCAGCAATAACGCATCAATCGCCTCAACAGGTACAAGTTGTATCTCAAAACGTAGCCATGCCACAAAAGGACCCACAAACTCAAGTTGCATCGAGCGGAATCAATATATCAGGACAATATCAAAATCAATCTATGCCATGCAATATTCtattacagcaacaacaaatTCCTATACAACAAAGTATAGCGCAAATGCACATTCAGCCTGAACATCAGCATCAGGGACAAATGCAAGCTCAACGACCATTGCAACAATTTCAACATCAACAAATACCGCAACAACATCAACAATATGTGATACTTCCTAGACATATTCCACAATTACAACCAGCCACAATCATGGATGAAAGAAACCGCAggatttctaatatttctacaACATCGAACATGTCTACGGATTCCCAAATTTCGGAAATTACTAATATGACGGACGATAAGAAGCAAACAATGATCATGCCCAATTTATCGATGCCCCAAACACAGCatgtacaatttatttctcaaCCAGATGGATCAAATATCACTCCTTTACCACAGACTGTTTTGGAACCAATCCAACAGCTTCAAACAGCACCTCAAGCTACAGTGACTGTCCCAGCAAATGTATCTGTACCTGTTTCAGTTCCTGCCCATCAAACTGTCACTGTAGAGATTGCTCCTAAAGTTACACTTAAAACTAAAGAAGTTTCATCAACGCTTCCAGATTTAGCACAAAATTTAGCAAATATACTTTCGAACCCGaaatcgaaatctgtaactCCTCATTGTTTAACTACCCACGAACCAAGCCAAGCTGTAAATATCCCAGGAACTACAATACTCGAATATAAACCTACTCTCCAGTCTGAACAGTATTTTCAACCTATTCAACCAGAAGCAAGTCAAATACAACTGCAACCGCAATTACAACACAATTATCAAGTGAACACAACACAGCAAGGAATTTCACAAACGTTTCAATTTAGTCAACAACCTCATCAAGCTCAAATACCTCTGCAGCAAACAATGCAACTGAATGCAACCCATCAGATCGACCCTCAGTTACAAATGGCAcaacaaaattttcaacagAGCAAATGGGCTGCTTCTATgaatcaaaatattatacagcAATCTGTGTCAATCAGACATATTCAACAGATTCAACCACAATCGCAACAAACTATCCCACAACACGTTATAcaagaaattcaaaatgtaGAAAGTTGCATTTCTTCCGATCAATCTCAGTTTCATTTAAAGCTCCCTGATCAACAACTCTTAGGAAAAGTATCCGAAACAGAAGCTCAAGAAGCTAATTCAGCTGG GCGTACAAGTTCTGAATGTCCTTTATTATTGGAGAACGAAAGCTCTAGCCATGATGTAACTCCTGAACACACGATCGTTGAATCTGTAGATTCGGTATTATTTACACAAAATCAAACAttgcaacaacaacagcagcagcagcaacaccaacagcagcaacaacatCGAAAGCTTAGTCAACAGAATTCGCTAGATAAAGTCTCAGATACGACTACTGGAACTAGTGTTCTGGGTGGAACAGGTCCACAAACAATAGCAGATCTCCATCAAAAGCTTGTTCAATTAACAAGTCAGCCGTCCGAAGCGCTTAATGTAGGCACACCTCCTATAAGTTATCCAGCTACTCCTCATAATCACCAGATAATAGGTGGATATGATGCTTACATGCATTCTTTACAACAGAAACTTGTTAATATTGGCATGCCAATTTCCACTACACATGGCATa CAAGGTCCTCTATCACCTCAGACTACGATACAGTCAACTACAAACTTGACTGATTCAAATGTTCCAACAAGTGTGGAAAGTTCTGTTTTAACTCAAGAAAGCTCAATTCAACAACTTACGCTTTCTCAAACT CATGTAGATTGCTCTCTCGATAGTCCAACTCCAACACTTGGAGGGGCTCCTGTAGGGTCTGAAACTATGAGTCCGAGTAAAGAGAGTATAAAAGTTCGAACCCAAAGACCGGGATCTCGTCTCCAAGAATTAGAACAAGAATTAGCAAAAATTCACAGAGGATCAATTCCAGCAACAGCTTCTCCACAACCTTTAACACCGCCTGTATCCATCAGTTCTGTTCCGCCGTCGTCCGTTGGTTCTATTCAGCTGCAACCATCGTTACAGTCTACTCAAAGTTTATTGACTACTGTTCCACCTGTAACTGCTGTACCTGTTGCTACCGTTACTCCCAGTGTCTTTACATCACGCTCTGATACGAACACTCCGGTGCAAATAGAATCTCAAGAAAATGTTTCCGAG AAGGTTAGTACAACACAACCtgttagaaaaatatcaaGATTCGTGGTTTCCAAGGTCGCAGGTCCTCCTAGTAATGCTGCTACACCGATTCAACAACATACCGATATGTCAAAAAATCAAACAGAAGATTCAAAGGTTTATCATATAGATGACACACAGG GTACACCAGTACAAATAACTCACAGCCGTGAGGGTTCTCTTCCACCTACGCAAATTACTCAGCCTATTAATGCTCCTGTTGTAGAA caaacAGAAAAAGATGAGAGATTTTGGACATTAACACCAAGTGAAGAATATCAATTGCTTATAAAAAA GCAAACTATGGAATTGGAATCCCTACAAAGAAGACATAGAGAAGAATTGGAACGATTTCAACAGCATCAATTACAGCTATTAATTCAACAGCAACAGCAAGCAAGTGTACTTCATCAACATCACCATCAACATCATCCAGTGCTTTATCATACTGTTACGACTAGTGTGCCAG GACAAACTAGACTTCCAGGTACAGAAGACTATTTAATGTTTAACACAACGCCCCAAACTCCTTTACAAAAAGCTCCGAGTAATTATCCAGATACCGATGAAACATTACGATTAGCTATGCAGAAATTGAAGCAAACTCCTTTGCAACTACAACCACAACAGACGGCAACTGGAATACCACACGCTTATGTTATTCCAATTCCAGTAGTGCCTTCTGAAACTATGCAAAACGTGTCTACTCAACAACCTACTAGTTATACAAGTGAACTAACCGAATCTCTAGAGCCAGCACATAATCCGACAATTATAAATTCAACGCAATATCAGTTCACGCCTATATTACCAGATggaacaaatatcgcagtatCCTCTACTGGATCCTTAGTTACACCTATACCGATATCAAGTTCAACGGGAAGTGGAGGTTACATCCAGTATCATGATAATCAAAcattatcaaattttcaaacatttagTTGTACACCACATGGCGGTTTCTTTTTACCAGCTGGTTATCGGCTAATATACGCTCCTTCTGGTGGAACGTCTCAGTCGCAGCCAGCTACACCAGCTACCCCACATATAGGAAATTCTCATGACGGTACACCGCCGGCAGAACCTTTGCACGCCGCAAATGTTGACAATTCAACAGCTCCACCTTCCCATACCGATCAATAA